One part of the Lotus japonicus ecotype B-129 chromosome 2, LjGifu_v1.2 genome encodes these proteins:
- the LOC130741401 gene encoding heat shock 70 kDa protein 8, translated as MAETAYTVASDSEITGEDKSSTFPEIAIGIDIGTSQCSVAVWNGSQVELLKNTRNQKIMRSYVTFKDDIPSGGVTGQLSHEHEMLSGATIFNMKRLIGRVDTDPVVHTSKNLPFLVQTLGVGVRPFIAALVNNMWRSTTPEEVLAIFLVELRAMVETQLKHPIRNVVLTVPVSFSRFQLTRVERACAMAGLHVLRLMPEPTAVALLYGQQQQQASHENMGSGSEKIALIFNMGAGYCDVAVTVTAGGVSQIKALAGSTIGGEDLLQNMMHHLLPDCENIFKNHGVKEIKSMGLLRVATLDAIHRLSSQKSVQVDVDLGDGLKINKVIDCEEFEEVNKNVFEKCESLIIQCLQDSKIEVEDVNDVIIVGGCSYIPRVKNLVTNICKGKKLYEGINPLEAAVCGAAIEGAVALGINDPFGILDLLTIQATPLAIGIRADGNNFIPIIPRNTTMPARKELVFTTIHDNQTEALILVYEGEEKKAEENHLLGYFKIVGIPAAPKGVPEINVCMDIDSANVLRVLTGVVMPGSRQTAVPVMEVRMPMVDDGHGWCAEALNRTFGATLDLVTLHIKA; from the coding sequence ATGGCAGAAACTGCTTATACTGTGGCATCAGACAGTGAAATCACTGGGGAGGACAAGTCATCTACTTTTCCAGAAATTGCAATTGGAATTGATATTGGCACATCACAATGCAGTGTTGCTGTGTGGAATGGTTCCCAAGTGGAGCTTCTAAAGAACACAAGAAATCAGAAGATTATGAGATCATATGTGACTTTCAAAGATGACATCCCCTCTGGTGGAGTTACTGGACAACTCTCCCATGAGCATGAGATGCTGTCTGGAGCAACAATTTTCAACATGAAACGCTTGATTGGCAGAGTTGACACTGACCCAGTTGTCCATACAAGTAAAAATCTCCCATTTCTGGTGCAGACCTTGGGCGTCGGTGTTCGCCCATTTATTGCTGCATTAGTGAACAATATGTGGAGATCCACTACTCCAGAAGAAGTCCTTGCAATATTTCTGGTGGAATTGAGAGCAATGGTTGAAACTCAGCTGAAGCACCCCATAAGAAATGTGGTTCTTACAGTTCCGGTTTCGTTCAGTCGATTCCAGTTAACCCGGGTAGAGCGCGCTTGTGCAATGGCTGGTCTTCATGTTCTTAGGCTCATGCCTGAACCAACAGCAGTGGCTTTGTTATATGGTCAGCAACAGCAGCAGGCTTCTCATGAGAATATGGGCAGTGGGAGTGAGAAAATTGCTCTCATTTTCAATATGGGTGCTGGTTATTGTGATGTTGCTGTGACCGTTACTGCAGGAGGCGTATCTCAGATAAAAGCATTGGCCGGAAGTACCATTGGTGGAGAAGACTTACTGCAGAATATGATGCATCATCTCTTACCTGATTGTGAGAATATATTCAAGAACCATGGggttaaagaaattaaatcaaTGGGCCTGCTCCGAGTTGCAACCTTGGATGCAATTCATCGGCTTTCATCTCAGAAGAGCGTTCAGGTTGATGTAGATTTGGGGGATGGTTTGAAGATAAACAAGGTTATAGACTGCGAGGAGTTTGAGGAGGTAAACAAAAATGTGTTTGAGAAATGTGAAAGCCTTATCATCCAATGCTTGCAAGATTCAAAAATAGAAGTTGAGGATGTAAATGATGTGATAATTGTAGGTGGATGTTCTTATATCCCAAGAGTGAAGAATCTCGTTACTAACATTTGTAAAGGGAAGAAGCTTTATGAAGGTATAAATCCTCTGGAAGCAGCAGTTTGTGGCGCAGCAATTGAAGGAGCTGTTGCTTTAGGAATCAATGATCCCTTTGGCATCTTGGACTTGTTAACTATTCAAGCCACACCTCTTGCCATTGGAATTCGAGCTGATGGGAACAACTTCATCCCTATCATTCCGAGGAACACCACAATGCCGGCACGAAAAGAGCTAGTTTTCACAACTATTCATGATAATCAAACCGAGGCATTGATCCTGGTCTATGAAGGTGAGGAAAAGAAGGCAGAAGAAAACCACTTGTTGGGATATTTCAAGATAGTAGGAATCCCTGCAGCACCTAAAGGAGTACCAGAAATCAATGTTTGTATGGATATAGACTCTGCAAACGTGCTGAGAGTTTTAACTGGTGTTGTGATGCCTGGATCTCGTCAAACTGCAGTTCCTGTTATGGAAGTGAGGATGCCAATGGTGGATGATGGGCATGGTTGGTGCGCTGAGGCCCTAAACAGAACCTTTGGTGCCACACTAGATTTGGTCACTCTCCATATAAAGGCATAA